The Mycobacterium paragordonae genome includes a region encoding these proteins:
- a CDS encoding hydrogenase, whose translation MASVLWFQGGACSGNTMSFLNAEEPNVVDLIVDFGLDLLWHPSLGLELGKNAQKVFWDCAKGERPLDIFVFEGTVIEAPNGTGRMDMFADRAMKDWVTDLAAAAQIVVAIGDCACFGGIPAMEPNPSASTGLQFHKREKGGFLGPDFRSKMGLPVINIPGCPAHPDWITQIIVALATGRAGDITLDELHRPETFFKTFTQTGCTRVQFFEYKQSTMSFGEGTRTGCLFYEFGCRGPMTHSPCNRILWNRQSSKTRAGMPCLGCTEPEFPHFDLAPGTVFKTQKVSGMIPKEVPEGSDHLTYMAHAAAARIAAPQWSKEDMFVV comes from the coding sequence ATGGCTTCCGTTTTATGGTTTCAGGGCGGGGCATGTAGCGGTAACACAATGTCATTTCTCAATGCTGAGGAACCTAATGTCGTCGATTTGATCGTCGATTTCGGGCTTGATCTGTTGTGGCACCCGTCCCTGGGCCTCGAACTCGGAAAGAACGCCCAGAAGGTGTTCTGGGACTGCGCCAAAGGCGAGCGGCCGCTGGACATCTTCGTGTTCGAGGGCACCGTCATCGAGGCGCCCAACGGCACCGGCCGGATGGATATGTTCGCCGACCGCGCGATGAAGGACTGGGTCACCGACCTGGCCGCCGCGGCCCAGATCGTGGTCGCCATCGGCGACTGCGCCTGCTTCGGCGGGATCCCGGCCATGGAGCCCAACCCGTCGGCGTCGACGGGCCTGCAGTTCCACAAGCGGGAGAAGGGCGGGTTCCTGGGCCCGGACTTCCGGTCCAAAATGGGCCTGCCGGTGATCAACATCCCGGGCTGCCCCGCCCACCCGGACTGGATTACTCAGATCATCGTCGCGCTGGCCACCGGTCGGGCCGGCGATATCACCCTCGACGAGCTGCACCGGCCCGAGACGTTCTTTAAGACGTTCACCCAAACCGGTTGCACCCGAGTGCAATTCTTCGAGTACAAGCAGTCCACGATGTCGTTCGGCGAGGGCACCCGCACCGGTTGCCTGTTCTACGAGTTCGGCTGCCGCGGGCCGATGACCCACTCGCCGTGCAACCGCATCCTGTGGAACCGCCAGTCCTCGAAGACCCGTGCCGGCATGCCCTGCCTGGGCTGCACCGAACCGGAATTCCCGCACTTCGACCTGGCGCCGGGAACCGTGTTCAAGACCCAGAAGGTCAGCGGCATGATCCCCAAGGAAGTGCCCGAGGGCTCGGACCACCTCACCTACATGGCACACGCCGCGGCCGCGCGGATCGCGGCCCCGCAATGGTCCAAGGAAGACATGTTCGTGGTCTGA
- the nuoL gene encoding NADH-quinone oxidoreductase subunit L: MWLLIALPLAGAAVLLLGGRCADAWGHLLACAAVAASFCCGAILFADLLRRAAPDRVMHETLFTWLPSLQIDFGLQLDALSVCFVLLITGVGALIHVYSIGYMREDPGRRRFFGYLNLFVAAMLLLVLADNYLGLYFGWEGVGLASYLLIGFWSHKPAAATAAKKAFIVNRVGDVGLALALMIMFAQLGTLSYDGVFARASGASEFTVTAIGLALLLAACGKSAQVPLQSWLGDAMEGPTPVSALIHAATMVTAGVYLIVRSGPVFDLAPVARTAVVIVGAVTLLVGAIIGCAKDDIKKALAASTMSQIGYMVLAAGLGPVGYAVAIMHLLTHGFFKAGLFLGAGSVMHGMNDETDMRRYGGLRAHMPITFATFGLGYLAIIGVPPFAGFFSKDAIIETAFATHWFLGVVSLVGAGVTAFYMTRVMVLTFFGEKRWRPGSHPHESPSVMTAPMLVLALGSLGGGAALAVGGTLQDWLQPVTNPSDAAEPHHAVSGAALTVVTLAVVGIGILVAVRNYVARPVRKTASEWASGPVIAARQDLFGDSMNEAAFMRPGLRLSRAMVDVDLLGIDGVVEGIARVIGRTSTGVGRMQTGFARSYALTVFFGAAALLLSVALVGSA, from the coding sequence GTGTGGTTGCTCATCGCGCTGCCACTGGCCGGTGCGGCGGTGCTCTTGCTGGGCGGTAGATGCGCTGACGCGTGGGGGCATCTGCTGGCATGCGCGGCCGTAGCGGCATCGTTCTGCTGTGGCGCAATACTTTTCGCCGACCTGTTGCGGCGCGCGGCGCCGGACCGTGTCATGCACGAAACGCTGTTCACCTGGCTGCCTTCCCTGCAGATCGATTTCGGCCTGCAGCTGGACGCGTTGAGCGTGTGCTTCGTGCTGCTCATCACGGGCGTGGGTGCGTTGATCCACGTGTACTCGATCGGCTATATGCGAGAGGACCCCGGCCGCCGTCGATTCTTCGGCTACCTGAACCTCTTTGTGGCCGCGATGCTGCTGCTGGTGCTGGCCGACAACTACCTCGGGTTGTACTTCGGTTGGGAGGGCGTGGGTTTGGCGTCCTACCTGCTGATCGGCTTCTGGTCGCACAAGCCCGCCGCCGCCACGGCGGCCAAGAAGGCCTTCATCGTCAACCGCGTGGGCGACGTCGGATTGGCACTGGCACTGATGATCATGTTCGCCCAGCTCGGAACGCTCAGCTACGACGGTGTTTTCGCGCGGGCATCGGGAGCCTCCGAGTTCACTGTGACCGCAATCGGATTGGCGTTGTTGCTGGCCGCCTGCGGCAAGAGCGCGCAGGTGCCACTGCAGTCCTGGCTCGGCGACGCGATGGAGGGTCCCACACCGGTCAGCGCACTGATCCACGCGGCAACAATGGTCACCGCCGGGGTATACCTGATCGTGCGCTCCGGCCCGGTGTTCGACCTGGCTCCCGTCGCACGGACGGCGGTGGTGATCGTCGGCGCCGTCACACTGCTGGTGGGCGCCATCATCGGCTGCGCCAAAGACGACATCAAGAAAGCCCTGGCCGCCTCGACGATGTCGCAGATCGGCTACATGGTGCTGGCAGCCGGTCTGGGACCGGTCGGCTACGCGGTGGCGATCATGCACCTGCTGACGCACGGGTTCTTCAAGGCCGGACTGTTCCTGGGCGCCGGTTCGGTGATGCACGGCATGAACGACGAGACGGACATGCGGCGCTACGGGGGTCTGCGCGCACACATGCCGATCACCTTCGCCACCTTCGGCCTCGGCTATCTGGCGATCATCGGTGTGCCCCCATTCGCCGGCTTCTTCTCCAAAGACGCGATCATCGAAACCGCCTTCGCCACGCACTGGTTCCTCGGCGTCGTGAGCCTGGTAGGTGCCGGAGTGACGGCCTTCTACATGACCCGCGTCATGGTGCTGACCTTCTTCGGCGAAAAGCGTTGGCGACCTGGCAGTCATCCGCATGAGTCGCCGTCCGTCATGACCGCACCGATGCTGGTCCTGGCGCTGGGTTCGCTCGGCGGCGGGGCGGCACTCGCCGTCGGTGGCACCCTGCAAGACTGGCTGCAACCAGTGACCAATCCCAGCGACGCCGCGGAGCCACACCACGCCGTTTCCGGTGCGGCGCTGACCGTGGTCACCCTGGCTGTGGTCGGCATCGGCATCCTCGTCGCGGTCCGTAACTACGTCGCCAGGCCGGTGCGCAAGACCGCGTCCGAGTGGGCATCCGGCCCGGTGATCGCCGCACGCCAGGATCTGTTCGGGGACAGCATGAACGAAGCGGCGTTCATGCGGCCGGGTCTGCGCCTGTCGCGGGCAATGGTCGACGTGGACCTACTGGGCATCGACGGCGTTGTCGAGGGCATCGCCCGGGTTATCGGTAGGACCTCGACGGGTGTTGGGCGGATGCAGACCGGTTTTGCCCGCTCGTATGCCTTGACCGTCTTCTTCGGCGCCGCCGCGCTGCTGTTGAGTGTCGCCCTGGTGGGTTCGGCATGA
- a CDS encoding DUF1641 domain-containing protein has product MSANGQVVALSPGDQLRDRLDDPAIAASLNSLLDHADLLAILVTGLDGLVRRGDQISESVASAVGELKGASLTVPGFDQVKAELGAVDVQALAATLASLASALVAAAPTLNKILNSPLVDPQAADVLADLGEALVEGKAAAAADPGGPKGLFGLWRVSKDKDINRGLGFLVQVARAFGRQLPK; this is encoded by the coding sequence ATGTCGGCAAACGGTCAGGTTGTCGCGCTGTCGCCGGGCGACCAGCTGCGCGACCGGCTGGACGACCCCGCGATCGCCGCGTCGCTCAACAGCCTGCTCGACCACGCCGACCTGTTGGCGATCCTGGTGACCGGCCTCGACGGCCTGGTGCGACGCGGCGACCAGATCAGCGAGTCGGTGGCCTCCGCCGTCGGCGAGCTCAAGGGTGCCTCGCTGACCGTGCCCGGCTTCGACCAGGTGAAGGCCGAGCTGGGGGCGGTGGACGTGCAGGCGCTCGCGGCGACTCTGGCATCGCTGGCATCGGCGTTGGTGGCAGCGGCGCCCACCCTGAACAAGATCCTCAATTCGCCGCTGGTCGACCCGCAAGCGGCCGACGTACTCGCCGACCTGGGCGAGGCGCTCGTCGAAGGCAAGGCAGCAGCGGCAGCCGACCCGGGTGGCCCCAAAGGCCTGTTCGGCCTCTGGCGGGTCAGCAAGGACAAAGACATCAACCGTGGTCTGGGATTCCTGGTGCAGGTAGCCCGGGCATTCGGACGGCAACTGCCGAAATAA
- a CDS encoding NADH-quinone oxidoreductase subunit M — MILTALWVAPLAGAMLVAAVPAGRQLVAKYTALGVSAGVLVIVGVLVAGFDPADPQYQFVESHSWIRSFGAGYTVGIDGVAMVLILLTTVLMPLLLLAGWNDAGRPGVYLALMLAVESMMLVALVTLDVLLFFVFFEAMLIPMYFLIGRYGGAGAPRVALKFLLYNLSGGLLMLVALIGLNLVCGTFDSRAIVAGMSSGDIVANPDLMHLLFLGFLLAFAVKAPLWPLHTWLPGVAAEATPATAVLMMAVVDKIGTFGMLRYCLRLFPDSAVLFRPFVIALAVIGIIYGALVAIGQSDIMRVIAYTSISHFGFIVLGVFAMTSQGQSGATLYMVNHGLATAALFLIAGFLVSRKGTRLIADYGGVQQVAPVLAGTFLVAGMASLALPGLAPFVSELLVLIGTFARYPVFAVLAVTGLVLSAIYILWLYQRIMTGPRRESMADLVPRELTVVVPLLALLIVLGVYPKPALDVIDPAIGQTVAGR; from the coding sequence ATGATCCTGACCGCGTTGTGGGTGGCGCCGCTGGCCGGTGCGATGCTGGTGGCGGCGGTGCCCGCCGGCCGGCAGCTGGTTGCCAAGTACACCGCGCTCGGCGTCTCGGCGGGGGTGCTGGTGATCGTGGGTGTGCTGGTGGCCGGCTTTGATCCGGCGGATCCGCAGTATCAGTTCGTCGAAAGTCATTCCTGGATCAGGTCGTTCGGCGCCGGTTACACCGTCGGCATTGACGGTGTCGCGATGGTCCTTATACTGCTGACCACGGTCCTGATGCCGCTGCTGTTGCTCGCCGGGTGGAACGACGCGGGCCGGCCCGGCGTGTACCTGGCGCTGATGCTGGCCGTCGAGTCGATGATGCTGGTCGCCCTGGTGACGTTGGATGTGTTGTTGTTCTTCGTGTTCTTCGAAGCGATGCTGATCCCGATGTACTTCCTGATCGGCCGGTACGGGGGAGCCGGGGCGCCACGTGTGGCACTGAAGTTCCTGCTGTACAACCTGTCCGGTGGGCTGCTCATGCTGGTCGCGCTCATCGGCCTGAATCTGGTCTGTGGGACGTTCGATTCACGCGCCATCGTAGCCGGGATGTCGTCGGGCGACATCGTGGCTAACCCGGACCTCATGCATCTGCTGTTTCTCGGCTTCCTGCTCGCGTTCGCCGTGAAGGCCCCGTTGTGGCCGTTGCACACCTGGTTACCCGGGGTGGCCGCGGAGGCGACGCCGGCGACCGCGGTGCTGATGATGGCCGTCGTCGACAAGATCGGCACGTTCGGCATGTTGCGCTACTGTCTGCGACTCTTTCCCGACAGCGCGGTCTTGTTCCGGCCGTTCGTGATTGCGCTGGCCGTGATCGGGATCATCTACGGCGCCTTGGTGGCAATCGGGCAGAGCGACATCATGCGCGTGATCGCCTACACCTCGATCAGCCACTTCGGATTCATCGTGCTGGGTGTCTTCGCCATGACCAGCCAGGGGCAGTCCGGCGCAACGCTGTACATGGTCAATCACGGACTGGCCACCGCCGCGCTGTTCCTGATCGCCGGATTCCTGGTGTCACGCAAAGGGACTCGGCTCATCGCCGACTACGGCGGGGTGCAGCAGGTGGCCCCGGTGCTGGCCGGGACCTTTCTGGTCGCCGGCATGGCGTCGCTGGCGCTGCCCGGCCTGGCGCCCTTCGTCAGCGAATTGCTGGTGCTGATCGGCACTTTCGCCCGGTATCCGGTGTTCGCCGTGCTAGCGGTGACGGGCCTGGTGCTCTCCGCAATCTATATTCTGTGGCTCTACCAGCGGATCATGACGGGGCCCCGCAGAGAGTCCATGGCCGACTTGGTGCCGCGTGAGCTGACGGTGGTGGTGCCGCTGTTAGCTCTCCTGATCGTGCTGGGCGTGTATCCCAAACCGGCGCTGGACGTCATCGACCCGGCTATCGGCCAGACGGTCGCCGGCCGGTAG
- a CDS encoding nickel-dependent hydrogenase large subunit: MTALDLYVSPLGRVEGDLDVRVTVEDGVVTSAWTEAAMFRGFEIILRGKDPQAGLIVCPRICGICGGSHLYKSAYALDTAWRTHMPPNATLVRNICQACETLQSIPRYFYALFAIDLTNKNYAKSKLYDEAVRRFAPYVGTSYQPGVVLSNKPVEVYAIFGGQWPHSSFMVPGGVMCAPTLSDVTRSISILEHWKDNWLEARWLGCSIDRWLENKTWEDVLAWVNENESQYNSDCGFFIRYCLDVGLDKYGAGVGNYISTGTYFDPSLYENPTIAGRNAALIGRSGVYAKGQWHEFDQANVREDVTHSFYEGSRPLHPFEGETIPIDPEQGRKQGKYSWAKSPRYAVGDLGNIPLEAGPLARRMAAGGPNAAAHQDNDPLFVDMYNKIGPSVMVRQLARMHEAPKYYKWTRGWLDQLNLKESFYTKPIEHAEGIGFGSTEAARGALSDWIVLEDNKIKNYQVVTPTAWNIGPRDSSQVLGPIESALVGSPIVDPEDPVELGHVARSFDSCLVCTVHAYDGKTGRELSKFVINGMV; encoded by the coding sequence ATGACCGCGCTCGACCTGTATGTCAGCCCGCTGGGCCGAGTCGAGGGAGACCTCGACGTCCGCGTCACCGTCGAAGACGGCGTCGTCACCTCGGCCTGGACCGAGGCGGCGATGTTCCGCGGCTTCGAAATCATCCTGCGGGGCAAGGACCCGCAGGCCGGCCTCATCGTGTGTCCGCGCATCTGCGGCATTTGCGGTGGCAGCCACCTCTACAAGTCCGCGTACGCGCTGGACACCGCCTGGCGAACGCACATGCCGCCCAACGCAACCCTGGTGCGCAACATCTGTCAGGCGTGCGAGACGCTGCAGTCGATTCCGCGTTACTTCTACGCGTTGTTCGCCATCGACCTGACCAACAAGAACTACGCCAAGTCCAAGCTGTACGACGAGGCGGTGCGCCGTTTCGCTCCGTATGTGGGCACGAGTTACCAACCGGGCGTGGTGCTTTCGAACAAGCCCGTCGAGGTGTACGCGATCTTCGGCGGCCAGTGGCCGCACTCCAGTTTCATGGTGCCCGGCGGAGTGATGTGCGCGCCAACGCTTTCCGACGTGACGCGCTCCATCTCGATCCTCGAGCACTGGAAGGACAACTGGTTGGAGGCCCGCTGGCTGGGCTGCAGCATCGACCGCTGGCTGGAGAACAAGACCTGGGAGGACGTGCTGGCCTGGGTAAACGAGAACGAGTCGCAGTACAACAGCGACTGCGGCTTCTTCATCCGCTACTGCCTGGACGTCGGCCTGGACAAGTACGGCGCCGGCGTGGGCAACTACATCTCGACCGGTACGTACTTCGACCCGTCGCTGTACGAGAACCCGACCATCGCCGGGCGCAACGCCGCGCTGATCGGCCGCTCCGGTGTGTACGCCAAGGGTCAGTGGCACGAGTTCGACCAGGCCAACGTCCGCGAGGACGTCACGCACTCGTTCTACGAGGGCAGCCGGCCGCTGCACCCGTTCGAGGGCGAGACCATCCCGATCGACCCCGAACAGGGCCGCAAGCAAGGCAAGTACAGCTGGGCCAAGTCGCCCCGCTACGCCGTCGGCGACCTGGGCAACATCCCGCTGGAAGCGGGACCGCTGGCCCGACGGATGGCCGCCGGCGGTCCCAATGCCGCCGCGCACCAGGACAACGACCCGCTGTTCGTCGACATGTACAACAAGATCGGGCCCAGCGTCATGGTCCGTCAGCTCGCCCGGATGCACGAGGCGCCGAAGTACTACAAGTGGACCCGCGGGTGGCTCGACCAGCTCAACCTCAAGGAGAGCTTCTACACCAAGCCCATCGAGCACGCCGAAGGGATAGGCTTCGGTTCCACCGAGGCCGCGCGCGGCGCGCTGTCGGACTGGATTGTGCTGGAAGACAACAAGATCAAGAACTACCAGGTGGTGACGCCGACGGCCTGGAACATCGGGCCCCGGGACAGTTCCCAGGTGCTCGGCCCGATCGAGAGCGCTCTGGTGGGCTCGCCGATCGTCGACCCGGAGGACCCGGTGGAACTGGGTCACGTGGCGCGGAGCTTCGACTCGTGCCTGGTGTGCACCGTACACGCCTACGACGGCAAGACAGGACGCGAACTGTCCAAGTTCGTCATCAACGGGATGGTGTGA
- a CDS encoding NifU family protein, giving the protein MTTVVEPGLEELAKRVDDAVAALADLDPKARAVAEELKSALEAVHRAGLVTMVRRMREDDGARAVLFELVDDPVVHLLLSLHEIIRPDPVTHANRVLVGVRPQLQSHGGDVTLVRVEDGIAYVRLEGACNGCSMSSVTLRNLVQEALVEGVPSITAVEVLPNEPSPTLIPLEALRIGPARDGWAKFGAAAEVQDGDITVRNLTTEAGERADVLVVSVEHRLSAYRNECAHEAMPLDNAILDLDNGTLTCPWHGFCYDASSGECLSAPGAQLEQLPLRIDNGDVWVRVRG; this is encoded by the coding sequence ATGACCACCGTCGTGGAACCGGGTCTGGAGGAACTGGCTAAGCGGGTGGACGACGCGGTCGCGGCACTGGCCGACCTCGACCCGAAGGCCCGGGCGGTCGCCGAGGAACTCAAGTCCGCGCTGGAAGCCGTGCACCGCGCTGGGCTGGTGACGATGGTGCGCCGCATGCGCGAAGACGACGGGGCGCGTGCGGTGCTGTTCGAGTTGGTGGATGACCCGGTGGTGCACCTGCTGCTGTCGCTGCACGAGATCATCCGGCCGGACCCGGTCACCCACGCCAACCGGGTGCTGGTCGGCGTGCGACCCCAATTGCAGAGCCACGGCGGCGATGTCACCCTGGTCCGCGTCGAGGACGGCATCGCCTACGTGCGGCTGGAAGGAGCCTGCAACGGCTGCTCGATGTCGTCGGTGACGCTGCGCAACCTGGTGCAGGAGGCATTGGTCGAGGGGGTGCCGTCGATCACCGCCGTCGAGGTGCTGCCGAACGAGCCGTCGCCGACGCTGATCCCCTTGGAGGCATTGCGGATCGGGCCGGCACGGGACGGCTGGGCCAAGTTCGGCGCCGCGGCCGAGGTCCAAGACGGTGACATCACCGTCCGCAACCTGACCACCGAGGCGGGGGAACGAGCCGATGTCCTGGTAGTCAGCGTCGAGCACCGGCTCTCGGCGTATCGCAACGAATGTGCCCACGAGGCAATGCCGTTGGACAATGCGATCCTGGACCTCGACAACGGCACCCTCACCTGCCCGTGGCACGGCTTCTGCTACGACGCATCCTCGGGCGAGTGCCTCAGTGCGCCCGGGGCGCAGCTCGAGCAACTGCCGCTGCGAATCGACAACGGAGACGTCTGGGTCCGAGTGCGCGGATGA
- a CDS encoding NHL repeat-containing protein, translating into MSRYTVRHNIAALPPRVDPVATTDLTDGWAPEVWLGAPAPGGLSLPAAKPTMAWMYSPRGVFLGDEHLVVADSGNHRVLVWHGIPRDDEQPADVVLGQPDGETEGRAAGGRGPERGMNLPTGVLVHDGRLIVADAWHHRILVWNNVPETSDVAPDVVLGQPDASAVEPNAGGECCASSFYWPFGIAIIGDTFWVADTGNRRVLGWRNGIPAPGRPADVVLGQPSPAHREENRGGMPGPASFRWPHDIAGREDLLLIADAGNHRILGWAPAPGTDCPADILLGQPDFTGAEEWPYGPHTGDRFRFPYAIGLADDRLVVADTANNRILLWDGVPADGRAADHVLAQPSFGTNGENRWTSVQRDTLCWPYGLSLRGDRLAVADSGNNRVVIWRRR; encoded by the coding sequence ATGAGCCGCTACACCGTTCGGCACAACATAGCGGCGTTGCCACCCCGCGTTGATCCGGTCGCCACCACGGACCTCACCGACGGCTGGGCACCGGAGGTCTGGCTCGGCGCACCCGCCCCCGGCGGCTTGAGTCTCCCGGCCGCCAAACCGACCATGGCGTGGATGTATTCACCGCGGGGCGTGTTCCTGGGGGACGAGCATCTGGTGGTCGCCGATTCCGGCAACCACCGCGTACTGGTGTGGCACGGTATCCCGCGCGACGACGAGCAACCGGCCGACGTCGTGCTGGGGCAGCCGGACGGCGAGACCGAAGGCCGCGCGGCCGGCGGGCGGGGACCCGAACGCGGCATGAACCTGCCCACCGGGGTGCTGGTGCACGACGGGCGGCTCATCGTCGCCGACGCCTGGCACCATCGGATCCTGGTCTGGAACAACGTCCCCGAAACCAGCGACGTCGCGCCGGACGTCGTCCTTGGGCAGCCCGATGCGTCCGCCGTGGAGCCCAATGCCGGCGGCGAATGTTGCGCCTCGTCGTTCTACTGGCCGTTCGGCATCGCGATCATCGGCGACACGTTCTGGGTGGCCGACACCGGCAACCGGCGGGTGCTCGGCTGGCGCAACGGGATTCCTGCTCCGGGCCGGCCGGCCGACGTGGTGCTGGGTCAGCCGAGTCCCGCCCACCGCGAGGAGAACAGGGGAGGAATGCCCGGCCCGGCCAGCTTCCGCTGGCCACACGACATCGCGGGACGCGAGGATCTGCTGTTGATCGCGGATGCCGGAAACCACCGCATCCTGGGTTGGGCACCCGCGCCCGGCACTGACTGCCCCGCCGACATCCTGCTGGGCCAACCGGATTTCACCGGTGCGGAGGAGTGGCCGTACGGTCCCCACACCGGCGACCGGTTCCGGTTCCCCTACGCCATCGGACTGGCCGACGACCGCCTGGTCGTCGCCGACACCGCCAACAACCGAATCCTGTTGTGGGACGGCGTTCCCGCTGACGGCCGCGCGGCCGATCATGTTCTCGCTCAGCCGAGTTTCGGCACCAACGGCGAGAACCGCTGGACCTCGGTGCAGCGCGACACGTTGTGTTGGCCGTACGGTCTGTCGCTGCGCGGTGACCGGCTGGCCGTCGCGGACTCCGGCAACAACCGCGTCGTGATCTGGCGGCGGCGGTGA
- a CDS encoding hydrogenase maturation protease yields the protein MIGCGNLLRGDDGVGPVLVRHLWERGVPDGAKLVDGGTAGMDVAFQMRGAQRVVIIDAAATGSAPGTIFKVPGEELQNLPPLQGLHTHSFRWDHAIAFARWALGDDCPTDIAVYLIEVAGVELGADLSETVEAAMEIVIERIEAEYLADLRPVPDTEVTVEFTPDGYLRIDASLAASRFPSDAVVAMVRDDELWLIPLRGPRSGGLLLKQRNPAGDRSLLIREVIEGRVGVTGAFWDDAQKSLRIPLHDELRDAPEPPG from the coding sequence GTGATCGGGTGCGGGAACCTGTTGCGCGGTGACGACGGCGTCGGACCCGTTCTGGTCCGGCACCTGTGGGAGCGTGGCGTTCCGGACGGGGCAAAGTTGGTCGACGGCGGCACCGCCGGCATGGACGTGGCCTTCCAGATGCGCGGCGCGCAGCGGGTGGTGATCATCGACGCGGCGGCCACCGGATCGGCGCCAGGGACCATCTTCAAGGTGCCGGGCGAGGAGCTGCAGAACCTGCCGCCGCTGCAGGGCCTGCACACCCACTCCTTCCGGTGGGATCACGCCATCGCCTTCGCCCGCTGGGCGCTGGGTGACGACTGCCCGACCGACATCGCCGTCTACCTGATCGAGGTCGCCGGCGTGGAGCTCGGCGCCGACCTGTCCGAAACCGTCGAGGCGGCAATGGAAATCGTCATCGAACGGATCGAAGCCGAGTATCTCGCCGACCTTCGGCCGGTGCCGGACACCGAAGTCACCGTGGAGTTCACCCCCGACGGCTACCTGCGTATCGACGCATCGCTGGCCGCCAGCCGGTTCCCGTCCGACGCGGTGGTCGCCATGGTCCGCGACGACGAGCTCTGGCTGATCCCGTTGCGGGGCCCGCGCAGCGGGGGATTGCTGCTGAAGCAACGCAACCCCGCCGGCGACCGGTCACTGCTGATCCGCGAGGTCATCGAAGGCAGGGTCGGCGTGACTGGTGCATTCTGGGACGATGCACAGAAGTCGCTGCGGATTCCCCTGCATGACGAATTGCGTGACGCACCGGAGCCGCCGGGGTGA
- a CDS encoding AraC family transcriptional regulator, whose translation MSRLTRLGYIDVRRTAHPVRRKVRSRGVPPALADNEIFYTENPTEAVRLMAKALAPLSLHVGPEDSEGFAATMHGVRLRNVSMLYLDVHVAATVDIPALGQYFGVHMPMNGRALVDHRGYSFEANTIRALVTSPGEALRIQFDLDSPQLLIRIEQRAMAAHLTRLLGRSMTKPLEFDPEFDLATEAAMRWHTVVQLIHSEVFHPGSLIQRGQGIGAIEELVMSTLLQLQPSNYHEEFLQPVQPDPRRAVVHDAMNYIDDHLAERITMDDLAKAVHMSVRSIQQGFREELNMTPMTYVRERRLERVHEELMDAMPSDGVTVTAVAERWGFNHLGSFAVEYRKRWGEAPSETLRR comes from the coding sequence ATGTCGCGGCTGACCAGGCTCGGGTACATCGACGTCCGCCGCACCGCTCATCCGGTGCGACGCAAGGTGCGCTCGCGTGGTGTCCCGCCGGCGCTGGCGGACAACGAAATCTTCTATACCGAGAACCCGACCGAGGCCGTGCGGCTGATGGCCAAGGCGCTCGCTCCGCTGTCGTTACACGTTGGTCCGGAGGACTCCGAAGGGTTTGCTGCGACGATGCACGGTGTGCGGCTGCGCAACGTCAGCATGTTGTACCTCGACGTCCACGTGGCGGCGACAGTCGACATTCCGGCGCTGGGCCAGTACTTCGGAGTGCACATGCCGATGAACGGCCGCGCCCTGGTCGACCACCGGGGTTACAGCTTCGAGGCCAACACCATCCGGGCGCTGGTGACCAGTCCCGGCGAGGCCCTGCGCATCCAGTTCGACCTGGACTCGCCTCAGCTGCTGATCCGGATCGAGCAGCGGGCCATGGCGGCGCACTTAACCCGCCTGCTGGGCCGCAGCATGACCAAGCCGCTCGAGTTCGATCCCGAATTCGACCTGGCGACCGAAGCCGCGATGCGCTGGCACACGGTGGTGCAGCTGATCCACAGCGAGGTTTTCCATCCGGGTTCGCTGATCCAGCGCGGGCAGGGCATCGGGGCGATCGAGGAGTTGGTGATGAGCACGCTGCTGCAGTTGCAGCCGTCCAATTACCACGAGGAGTTCCTGCAGCCGGTGCAGCCGGATCCGCGCCGGGCGGTGGTGCACGACGCGATGAACTACATCGACGATCACTTGGCCGAGCGCATCACGATGGACGACCTCGCCAAGGCGGTGCACATGAGCGTCCGGTCGATCCAGCAGGGCTTCCGCGAGGAGCTCAACATGACGCCGATGACCTACGTCCGGGAGCGCCGGCTGGAGCGGGTGCACGAGGAGCTGATGGACGCCATGCCGTCCGACGGCGTGACGGTGACGGCTGTGGCGGAACGCTGGGGGTTCAACCACCTGGGCAGTTTCGCGGTGGAGTACCGCAAGCGGTGGGGCGAGGCGCCGTCGGAGACGCTGCGGCGTTGA